The following coding sequences are from one Syntrophorhabdaceae bacterium window:
- the hisD gene encoding histidinol dehydrogenase: protein MKTWELEKEYNDLLAFVVEGRKKKRLNVKRAVETIRTALETKGEKALAGFSRKWDQWSRDYPLRLTAEELRRAASKIEKKDIKVLKGMIGNVRSYHKGQAAPGRTYRKKGVVVRESFVPVEKALVYVPGGTAAYPSSLVMGVVPAQIAGVKKIFVTSPAIRGEIHPYVAAGCELLGINDVYRLGGAQAIYAFSYGIGTIPKVDMIVGPGNAYVEEAKRDVYGQVGIDMLAGPTELIILCAEAFSPRAIAWDMFSQAEHDEMAMVGLFSSSRAHIDDVREQMRRLIASNERRSVIEKALENNGFMVHYKNIDRAIEAINRIAPEHMELIGDDKKGKSVLYPGVVYLGRHTTVAMGDYYIGTNHVLPTGGAGRFTAGLSVDRFTKRKVLVKINRDFLDRYGDNAVRLSRIEGLYAHGEAIKARKEL, encoded by the coding sequence ATGAAGACGTGGGAGCTTGAAAAGGAATACAACGACCTCCTTGCATTTGTTGTCGAGGGGCGAAAAAAGAAACGCCTCAATGTGAAACGGGCAGTAGAAACGATCAGGACGGCGCTTGAGACAAAGGGAGAGAAGGCCCTTGCAGGATTTTCCAGAAAGTGGGATCAATGGAGCAGGGACTACCCGTTAAGGCTTACCGCGGAAGAGCTGCGAAGGGCAGCATCAAAGATAGAGAAGAAAGACATCAAGGTGCTGAAGGGGATGATCGGGAACGTAAGGTCATACCACAAAGGACAGGCGGCGCCGGGAAGGACATACAGAAAAAAAGGCGTTGTCGTGAGAGAGTCCTTTGTCCCCGTGGAAAAGGCCCTCGTATATGTACCGGGAGGCACAGCGGCATACCCCTCTTCCCTGGTTATGGGTGTTGTGCCGGCTCAGATAGCAGGCGTAAAGAAGATCTTTGTCACGTCACCTGCAATTCGGGGGGAGATACACCCCTATGTTGCCGCCGGATGCGAATTGCTCGGCATCAACGACGTCTACAGGCTCGGCGGCGCGCAGGCCATATATGCCTTTTCGTACGGGATCGGCACCATACCAAAGGTTGACATGATAGTCGGACCGGGGAATGCTTACGTAGAGGAGGCCAAACGCGACGTGTACGGGCAGGTAGGCATTGACATGCTCGCGGGCCCCACGGAGCTGATCATTCTCTGTGCCGAGGCGTTTTCTCCAAGGGCGATAGCGTGGGATATGTTTTCTCAGGCAGAACACGATGAGATGGCAATGGTCGGCCTCTTCTCTTCTTCAAGGGCGCACATAGACGATGTCAGGGAACAGATGCGGCGGCTCATCGCGTCGAACGAGAGAAGAAGCGTTATTGAGAAGGCCCTGGAGAATAACGGTTTTATGGTCCACTACAAGAACATAGACCGGGCAATTGAGGCGATTAACCGGATCGCCCCCGAGCACATGGAATTGATAGGGGACGATAAAAAGGGGAAAAGCGTCCTTTACCCCGGGGTGGTCTACCTTGGCCGGCACACTACCGTTGCCATGGGTGATTATTACATAGGAACGAACCATGTTCTGCCAACGGGCGGCGCAGGCAGATTTACCGCCGGTCTCTCCGTTGACAGGTTTACAAAAAGGAAAGTACTTGTTAAAATCAACAGAGACTTTCTTGACCGATATGGAGACAATGCCGTCAGGCTTTCCCGTATCGAGGGCCTGTACGCCCACGGAGAGGCTATAAAAGCGAGAAAGGAGCTATAG
- the hisB gene encoding imidazoleglycerol-phosphate dehydratase HisB produces the protein MKREAKIERKTKETAISVQWCIDGSGTYAISTGIPFFDHMLSLFARHGFFDLTVKAKGDIDVDYHHTVEDIGIAMGKALNKILAGYKGIKRYGYAIIPMDESLCICAIDISGRPALVWKGKVHGRTGEFDADVVKEFFQGFVNEAKVSLHINLLYGGNLHHRVEAIFKAFGKALEEAATKDKRVQGALSTKGVL, from the coding sequence ATGAAAAGGGAAGCAAAGATAGAGAGGAAGACGAAAGAAACGGCCATATCGGTACAATGGTGTATTGACGGAAGCGGTACCTACGCCATCTCGACGGGCATACCCTTTTTTGACCACATGCTCAGCCTCTTTGCAAGGCACGGGTTTTTCGATCTCACGGTAAAGGCAAAGGGAGATATTGATGTTGATTACCACCATACCGTTGAAGACATAGGGATTGCCATGGGGAAGGCCCTCAACAAAATCCTCGCAGGTTACAAGGGGATAAAGCGGTATGGTTATGCCATAATACCCATGGACGAGTCATTGTGCATCTGTGCCATAGACATAAGCGGCAGGCCTGCCCTTGTATGGAAGGGGAAGGTGCATGGCAGGACCGGGGAATTTGACGCTGATGTGGTAAAGGAATTTTTCCAGGGTTTTGTCAATGAAGCAAAGGTGTCGCTGCACATCAACCTCCTTTACGGGGGAAACCTCCACCACAGGGTAGAGGCAATCTTTAAAGCCTTCGGGAAGGCCCTCGAAGAGGCCGCGACAAAAGACAAGAGGGTACAAGGCGCGCTCTCCACAAAAGGCGTTCTGTAA
- the hisG gene encoding ATP phosphoribosyltransferase, whose protein sequence is MVLKIGLPKGSLQETTFKLFKNAGYNIKLLERSYVPSIDDPEIEGLVIRAQEMARYVEDGILDMGITGWDWVLEQDAKVVELVRLRYGKVGFRGVKWVIAVPADSRIRRVEDLQGKKIATELVGFTKRYLKKKGIEAAVEFSWGATEVKPPLLADAIVEVTETGASLKANNLRIIETILESETVLIANRGAWKDGWKRTKMENITMLLKGALLAEEKVGLKMNVPKNKLKKVTGILPSLHTPTVSNLSDQEWVAVEVIMDEKTVRNIIPELKRAGAQGIVEYPLNKVIP, encoded by the coding sequence ATGGTTCTTAAAATAGGTCTGCCGAAAGGCAGTTTGCAGGAGACCACCTTTAAGCTGTTCAAAAATGCCGGGTATAATATAAAACTGCTCGAAAGGTCCTATGTGCCGTCCATCGATGACCCGGAGATAGAAGGTCTCGTTATAAGGGCGCAGGAAATGGCCAGGTATGTTGAAGACGGGATCCTCGATATGGGCATTACCGGGTGGGACTGGGTGCTTGAGCAGGACGCAAAGGTTGTAGAGCTTGTGAGGCTCAGGTACGGAAAGGTAGGTTTCAGGGGAGTAAAATGGGTTATTGCCGTTCCGGCGGATTCCCGCATCAGGCGCGTTGAGGACCTGCAGGGCAAGAAGATCGCCACGGAGCTCGTCGGGTTTACCAAAAGGTATCTGAAAAAAAAGGGCATTGAAGCAGCGGTAGAATTTTCCTGGGGAGCAACAGAGGTAAAACCCCCGCTTCTTGCCGATGCGATCGTTGAGGTTACCGAGACCGGCGCATCGCTTAAGGCAAACAACCTGAGGATCATCGAAACGATCCTCGAATCAGAGACCGTTTTAATCGCGAACAGGGGCGCATGGAAGGATGGATGGAAGCGGACAAAGATGGAGAACATAACGATGTTGCTGAAAGGAGCTCTCCTGGCCGAGGAAAAAGTGGGGCTTAAGATGAATGTGCCAAAAAATAAACTGAAAAAGGTAACAGGCATACTGCCGTCTCTCCACACGCCAACGGTTTCAAACCTTTCTGACCAGGAATGGGTTGCCGTGGAGGTTATCATGGACGAGAAAACAGTGAGGAACATCATCCCGGAGCTTAAACGCGCCGGCGCACAGGGAATCGTTGAATACCCGCTGAACAAGGTCATTCCATAG